A genomic segment from Cyprinus carpio isolate SPL01 chromosome A4, ASM1834038v1, whole genome shotgun sequence encodes:
- the LOC122141059 gene encoding uncharacterized protein LOC122141059, with product HDHSNCVSGTSGEDEAHVFISSGENVRLRCNNALHDCKSTTWLYNRFIHSGTVEVIGLGIKKKHTESHERLSLGSDCSLNIKNVTKRDYGSYICQQWTDVNGQHQQEGTDAYVFLHVLHVSSSSSSSQTEISAGRSVTLSCQLYSYSFAGVSCYHWISSDRIQLFWVNQAGVKFTISDSRYQILFSAGHCISTLNTTLLNEDDIRGWKCEVTHRNQLKTSAKYTVRISGEKSISSVRY from the exons CATGATCACTCAAATTGTGTTTCAGGTACCAGTGGAGAGGATGAGGctcatgtgttcatcagttctggtgaaaatgtccGTCTGCGCTGTAATAATGCTCTTCATGACTGCAAATCAACTACATGGCTCTATaacagattcattcattcaggaacagtTGAAGTGATTGGTTTAGGGATAAAGAAGAAACACACAGAGAGTcatgagagactgagtctggggtctgactgctctctgaacatcaagAACGTCACAAAAAGAGATTATGGATCTTACATCTGCCAACAATGGACAGATGTGAATGGACAACACCAACAAGAAGGAACTGATGCttatgtttttttgcatgttcttcatg tctCTTCGTCGTCATCATCCTcacagactgagatcagtgcaggCCGCTCTGTGACTCTCTCCTGTCAGTTGTATTCATATTCATTTGCTGGAGTCTCCTGTTATCATTGGATCAGTTCCGACAGAATTCAGCTGTTCTGGGTGAATCAGGCTGGTGTTAAATTTACGATatcagactccagatatcagatatTATTCTCAGCAGGACACTGTATCAGCACTCTGAAtacaacactcctgaatgaagatGACATCAGAGGGTGGAAATGTGAAGTCACTCACAGAAATCAACTCAAAACCTCAGCCAAATATACTGTCAGGATTTCAGGTGAGAAATCAATCTCATCAGTCAGATATTAA